The following nucleotide sequence is from Mangifera indica cultivar Alphonso chromosome 1, CATAS_Mindica_2.1, whole genome shotgun sequence.
AGCAGTTGAATTGATCAAAGGGTTTCTTCGTGGATTGGTCATCAAACCTATGACACTAACATAACAAAATTGAaggtttaaaacaaattttagtcATAATGTCATCATACTGTTACtgacattaaaataataatcgaATTGGTTTGATTGTTGAACCATAATTTAATACTGATTTAATCTAATCAAATAGTTAAAACAAGTTTTCCGATATACTTCTACTAAAGACAAACCCTTGATGATTTATCTCGAACTActaatatttgataaatcatTGTGTGCATATGGCCATAAGAATAGAGgtcatattttataaacaaacatacatattattatatagtttgatgatttaattgttatttgcttattttttaatatccaattaagtatttatattatatattagtatgtgattaaatattactttattcttaatttaaaattatataattacataataagatattatttgaatactcaaatacttaaaactaagcttacatagttttattgataataatgaGACAAGATGCATCACATGCAAATTTGGAGCAttcaatatgaattaaatatcaATGGAGTCATTCCcatttccttaaaaaaataaaaataaaaatagagaaaataataatgaaaaagaaatggtTCCTGTcctagttttaattttaattaatgccGCATCATCGATAGAATTTGTTCTTAACGAAGTCTATTGTACAGAAGAACTCCCTTATGGCTCTGCCATCCACACCGTTCCTCAATAGTTGCGGCCAAAACAGCCAAACGCTAGTCACGGCCACAAACACCACCAGAGGCCCTGTAACCACAGGGTGTAACTGCCACTTGTCTGTCAATACCCTCTTTACTGCCACCTCCATGATCACACACATACCGTGTAGGATAAAAAATGAGGTCACCTCCCACGTGGGAGGTGCACGTGTTAGATAATAGAATAGTATCTCGTGCATCAAACCCAACACCACAAATGCCGCAATAACAGCTGGAAGAGGAGCCAATGTGCGCCCAATCAGGTGATTAGAAACCCGTCGTATAGGAGTGTACACAGTGGAGCGTAAAATACTTGTAACCACGAGATTCCACCTGCAACTCCAAAAGTCTTGGAGTGAGGTTGCAAGGTAAGGCTCATCAAATTGTGGTTCAAGCTCAAACCCAAAAATGGCTCTAATGGGAGCCGCACATATGGCTAAAGTGATCTCAAGTTGAAGGTAAACATGGCAACAGTAAAGCACCAAGAGAACATTTTGGTGCAAATACCTTTTGTAGTTATATGCATAAATGATGAAACTCAAAAGTACTAACTTGATGCCCAACAAAACAGGCTTAGAGAGTGGCGGACTTATGGTGGTTGACTTGGGAGTTTGATGAgatttctcttcatcttctcgTTTGATCTTTATGGGAAGACATGTGATGGAGATGAAGTGGAAGAGCTTAGATGGGGCTGGAGACAGAGGGCCTTGGTCAAAGGCGAATAGGAGAAGCTTGAAGTTGGCAAGCCAAACTAGGAGGAAGGCAGTGAAGCCGCCGAGATTTGTAGAAGTGAGATTCAAGGGAAGGATTATGAAGAGCTAAAAGATGGGGAGGAGAGAAAGGAGTCTCGATAGACCAGAAGGGATTCTAGGTGTTACGTAAAAGCAATAGCAGAGACAAGTTATGGCCAAGGTCCATACCTGAATGAAGTTCTTGATCTCACCATCCATGGGAAAGCTCGTCTCTGCGATCGACTAAATTGGCCTAGCTGGTGTTGTCATAGTTCAAACTCCAAAAAGTCCATTCAACTTTGTGCGAATTCTTTTATTCTTACTCTTACTTTTCCTTTATAAGTTATTCTATTTGCATGTGATggcttcaataaaaaaatcacccAATAGCACTTCCAGGGCATCAATGCACAATGCTTaatgatttcaaaaaatttcacaaataacGAAACATTTCAACACTATTCAATATACTTCTTTTTCTCACAATCTAGGCAcagcaatttaatcattttgggCAAGCATCATCATGATAATTATTCTAGGTAAAAGAGCATATAGCATTTCTCTACAAATTCTTAAATTCTACTAGATCGTACCTCTAAAGAGTCCACCAGCAAAAGATCTGAATTATGGATCCAACCAACCTCGGGTACCTGGTTCATAAGGACCAGAAGCGAAACCCATGCCCGAAGGAAATCTGGTATCGGGTGGTGCTCTAAGATCATTAAAGCTTGCTCTAGGCAACATGGGTGGTTCTGATCGTAAATGAGTTACACTTTGGTGGTTTGCACCACCCAGTCGAGAATTGTATTGATCCATGGTTGACATGTTCATCCTGTAAGATGACTCAGGTACTGAACCTAAGTGTCCAAAAGTAGGAGGCGGAAATGCTCCCCTCTGACCGTAATGAGGAGGAGATGTGGCTAGATCTGGAAATCTATGACTTGAATACGGCTCATTATTGTTCAATCCATATCTCCAACCCATATCATCACGCAGGGTGTTTCCATGGTATAGTGTTCCAAACTGCATATGTGAACCAGAGGTGGTAGGCTCAAAATGTCGATAACTATTGTTGCCAAATCCAGTACGTGATGGTATGTCAATGGATTTGGATGGATGGCTGTCCAATGAAGGCATTCCATGGATCATGTTGAGGGATGAATGGTAAGACATTCCCTTGTCACCAAAATGTTGATAACTATCATCGCCAAGTCCAGCATGAGAAGGCCCCTCAATAGATTTGGAAGAGTGACCCTCAAGCATTGATATTCTGTCAAACACATTGGCTGGAGAACAGTGAGGCAATCCGACATGTGAAGGTATCTCAGCACATTTGGACGTGTGTTGTTCCATAGAGGATCTTCCATCAATCATGCTGGCTGGGGGACTTTGAGGAATTTCCTTGCATGTCTCACTTCCCAGATTCCTTCCAACAGTATGTCTGTCCAAAGGAGATTTTTCACTCATTCCTCTTCCAGCCTTCTTATCCAGCTCCCTCTTCATTGAAGCCTTCCTAGACTGATTCTCCCCAGAGCCACTGCCATTGCTTTCTCCCCCACTGATTTTGTCAGGGGAATTTCCTTCATCAGTATCTGATATTTGCATGGGTACCTCCATTTCAATGTTTTGAGAAAAATCTGCCAGCTTGGTAGTACCCTCAAAATGACCAAGAATATTTTCCAAAGGGAGTTCTCCCGGCATGGAGGTTTCAACATAATCACCATGAACATTTTGTGAAGGAAGATCTGTCACCATAGAGGCATCACCATTGTCACCATGACCATCCGCCATCGGATGATAAAGGATATTAGACACATTGCAGTTTCTTCCCAAATCTGATGCTTCCTGTTGCCTGGATATGTGGCCATGCTTTTCAGCTATAACCTTGTGTCTGGAAGCCCAATCAGGGTGACTCCAAAGATAGAGCGGTGGCACTGTTAAGTTCCACTGATCCATTTGCTTGTCTTTCTCATCAACAGATCCTGGAAGATAGAACGACTGAAAAAGGAAGGTGCCACAATAAGCCACCATAAAAACTCCAgtgttaaagaaaataattgtcAGAAGTATACCAAAAGGAAGTTCACAAAGCATCCTAGTTTACCTTTCCTGTGAGAAACTGATCATCTTCCCAAACCAGATCGTAAGGTGTTTTCTTTTTGTCCAGCCTGGTTGAAGGAATCAAATGCGTGCATATGAGACTCAGACAATCACTGACACACAAAGAAAGAGATGCAAGACAACATATCAATACCTTTCTGTCTCTGGTGGAACAATCAGAATAAGGAGCTTCGGGTTAAACTCCAGagctttattaataaatttgtttgccAAAGCTGCTTTAACTCCAAAAGGAGGATTTAGTCCCATAATCTATTGAAAAAGCACAAATAAGAAATTGTGAAGCAGTCTGCAACAAGTTTCTGGAACTAATGATTGAATTCTGATTCCTGGAAAAGATATATTATCTTTCCTTACCAATTGGGACCCTGGAGCTAACTCCTGTGGTTTAACTGTCATCCAGTCTCTCTTCTCAAAATTGAAGTCGTTCTGCCAGAAAAGAAGatataaacaacaaattaacaatttaaGTGAACAAGCACATGCCCATACACACAATAAAGAGAAGAAGAGCACATAAAACAAAGTAATGAAtataatcaaatacaaaaatgATTAACTACAACCATTAACcaagcaaaaattaaattattataaaacaaaagaaggaagcCAAGAATCAGGAGCAGAGACTCGATGCTTATTGACTGTTTCATTGTCTCAAAAACTAAaagttcaaagaaaaaattaaatttaatacctAATCTGAAAGAAACCTATTTCTTTGCAAAATTTTGTATTAGGCGAATGAATCATACAGAATAAAAATATGTGGGCACATTTCAAGAAGTATgccaataatattataattccAATTATTTTAAATGCAAGCTTTTTAACCAGAAAATTCTTAAGGCCTGTGTTGCCAGTATGCACAAAATAAGAACGCAACTCATTCTTTTGTGCTAAAAACCCATTCtacctcttccaaatcaccccAACAAATACAAGGACTGATCAATAAACATTGTCAAAACATGTTAGATTAGCGGGTTGAATCTCTTGGCTACACAAAAGGTCTTTGGATCAAATCCTACTCACACCAGggtttgtttatatttgtaaattacaaaaaataaaaaaggaaggGGGAAATTATAGATTGGAACAGCACTGTTAATCTGTATTAAAAATGGCTCCACATATAAACACTGGCTACAAATATAGATAAGTCAGCAAACTGAAGGTTACCTTAGCCTgcaaaatgtcaaaatttttgTACAAGCATCTCTTCCCAGTTTCTTCAAGCTTCTTTTTCAATAGGATACTAAACTCATTAGCACCGCAACAGAAGTCAACAATCTGCTCAAAGGAGAA
It contains:
- the LOC123218062 gene encoding probable long-chain-alcohol O-fatty-acyltransferase 7, producing MVRSRTSFRWNLVVTSILRSTVYTPIRRVSNHLIGRTLAPLPAVIAAFVVLGLMHEILFYYLTRAPPTWEVTSFFILHGMCVIMEVAVKRVLTDKWQLHPVVTGPLVVFVAVTSVWLFWPQLLRNGVDGRAIREFFCTIDFVKNKFYR